One part of the Sarcophilus harrisii chromosome 5, mSarHar1.11, whole genome shotgun sequence genome encodes these proteins:
- the LOC100917100 gene encoding C-C chemokine receptor-like 2, which translates to MDNDTFPTYDVLIEDDFSDDMIEKCHKYDDKVFAAQVLPPFYSLVFILGMVGNALLMLILVKYKGLKELVDIFFLNTAVSNFLFLITLPFWIHTARHSWDLGDTMCKMISGFYLVGYYGYICFLVLLIIHRYLAIVHVGRFHLAAKKTTYVIIASAWGLAILAALPEFAFSQVQTEDRDYICHFVRPYYPLGDEKFWKYFLTLKMNILGLLTPLFVAIFCYWRIKKTSRYKEKKYGLLKLIFLMTLVFMGLWTPYNLVLFLKTFQEHLNLNDCENRYHLDRAIQVTKIIANTHCCINPVVYGFLDETFRKRFYCLFHLQNNTECHLREAPDQQSPTKGQLYNSTTF; encoded by the coding sequence ATGGACAATGACACTTTTCCAACCTATGATGTTTTAATAGAAGATGACTTCAGTGATGACATGATAGAAAAGTGTCATAAATATGATGATAAAGTCTTTGCAGCACAAGTTCTGCCCCCATTTTATTCCTTGGTATTTATACTTGGTATGGTAGGCAATGCACTCCTTATGCTAATCTTGGTCAAATACAAAGGACTCAAAGAGTTGGTGGACATCTTTTTCCTGAACACAGctgtctctaattttcttttcttgatcacACTCCCTTTCTGGATTCACACTGCAAGACACAGCTGGGACCTGGGAGATACAATGTGTAAAATGATTTCTGGATTCTACTTAGTAGGCTACTATGGGTACATATGTTTCTTGGTACTTTTGATTATACACAGATACCTGGCAATTGTCCACGTGGGAAGATTTCACTTAGCTGCCAAGAAGACAACCTATGTCATCATTGCAAGCGCATGGGGACTAGCTATACTAGCTGCTTTACCAGAATTTgcattttcccaagttcaaacaGAAGACAGAGATTATATCTGCCACTTTGTTCGGCCTTATTATCCTCTAGGGGATGAAAAATTCTGGAAATATTTCCTGACTTTAAAGATGAACATTTTGGGACTTCTCACCCCACTGTTTGTTGCTATCTTTTGCTAttggagaattaaaaaaacatcAAGATACAAGGAGAAGAAGTACGGACTTCTTAAACTTATTTTTCTCATGACACTTGTTTTTATGGGGTTGTGGACACCTTACAATTTAGTGCTTTTCCTTAAGACTTTTCAAGAGCACTTGAACCTGAATGATTGTGAGAACAGGTATCACCTGGACAGAGCAATCCAAGTAACCAAAATTATTGCTAACACTCACTGCTGCATTAATCCTGTAGTCTATGGATTTCTAGATGAAACATTTCGCAAACGCTTCTATTGCCTTTTCCATCTCCAAAATAACACTGAATGTCATTTGAGGGAGGCACCAGATCAGCAATCACCAACAAAAGGACAGCTGTACAATTCGACTACATTTTAA